AGATCGTCCTCCTCAAGGAGACCCGCATCAAGGTCGATCTCGACACCAGCCAGCTCGTGGCGGGCATCGGCGGCCAGCCGGGCATCTCGGCAGGCGGCGACCCGTACTTCAACAATTTCGTCAGCCGCGCCAGGTTCGCCGAGCTGTGGTCGCCGGCCTTCGTCCACTTCGATCCCTACGCCAGGCGGCTCTTCTGGGTCGAGTTCCCCGTTTTCAAGACGGTGCCCGATCCCAAGGAGCGCGACATCGTCCGGATGCTGACGCCGGCTGGCGTCACCGGCACCGAGAATCCCGGAGTGCTGGTCTGGTCGGTCGGCGGCGACCGCATCATCGAGCGCAACGGCGACAACAACCCGCCCGATTGCGCGGAAATCAAGAACGTCACCAGCCTGTCGTGGTCCGGCCGGGGTGGCGGCTCGCTCTACATCGCGCAGACCGGCAATTCGGGCTTCCTTAGCAGCGTGCGCAAGCTGTCTCCGGCCAGCGGCGCCGGCCGGATGGGCTCCATCACGGAGTTCCGTGCCGACAGCAGCACCAGCCGGAACTTCCCGAACGTTTCGGCGGCGATCGATCCTGGATTGAACAGCGGCGACGACGTCTTCACGGTCGACACGATCGGCAAGCGCGCGATGATCAGCCGGAGCGAGTCGCCATTCCCCATCCTCCTGGGTGGCGGCACGGTGTCGGTGGAGGCGACGAGCAGCACGTCGACCGAGGCGGCGCTGCTGACTGATCCGCGCGCGATCGCCGGCAAGAGCAAGGACGATTTCGCGATCATCAACGGCAACACGGTCGTGCGCGCCGTGGGGACCCTCGCCCGGATCAAGGCCGGGGGCGGCACGAATCCGGCCAACAATACCGTGGGCGTGGCCAACGTTCCCGCGAGTGCCGTAGCACTGGGCACCCTGATCGACATCGAGTACGATCCCGTGAACCTATCGTCCGGCGGGCCCGTGGCGTACGTCGCAGCCAGCGATGCCGTCTGGCGGTTGCAACTTGGCGCCGCGCTGACCGCCGACGCGACCGCCACCCTGATCGCCTCCTACTCGGCGGCGATCGGCGTCCGATCCATCGCGACCGATCCCGACGGCAACGCGGTCTACGTCCTCAAGTCCAGCGGCAAGATCGACAAGATATCGAGCGCGGCGGGCACACCGGCCCTGGCCGAGTTGCCGATCACCGCGTTCAGCAACTCGACGGCCATCGCGGCGGGAAGCGGCACCGGCGGGGACACGATCTTCGTCGCCAGCCTGGCGCCGGGCTCCGCGGCCCAGATCATCTCGTCGTTCCGGGAAGACGCGACCAGCCAGACAAGCGTCACAACGCTCTTCGGCCAGGTCGACCGAAACGAACTGTCGGTCGGCGACTGCACGGATTTCGTGGGCCAACTCAACGTCGGCGGCAACCCCGTCTCCGCCGCCACGTTCCGGATCACCGGCTCGGGCGGCGAGGATCCGGAGGGTGCCGCCAACCTCACCAAGCCTTCCTGGCTGGCGAGCGACAAGTTCGGCTACCTCTACATCTCCGACACCGGCAACAACCGGATCCGGCGCGTGCACTTCAACGACAACCACGCACCGGACAACATCGTGTCGCTGGTGACGGCCAAGAACCTCGATTCAAAGCCTGCGCGGCTGGACGCCCCGCAGGGTGTGGACGCCGACGAGTACGGCAACGCCTTCATCTGCGACACCAATACCCACCAGATCGTGGTCTGGCGCCCGTGCGACAAGCCATTCACGTACGACCGGGGCCTGCTGAACATCGCCGGCACCGGCAAGAACGGCCTCAACTTCGACAACATCAACGCTCGCCTGGTGCAGCTCAACGGGCCGAAAGCCGTGCGCGTTGAGCAGAACCCCAAGGGGAACCCGAGCCGGCGGCGCGTGTACTTCATCGACCAGGGCAAGCGCATCCGCATGCTCACACCCCGCAACCTGGGTACTACCCAGCCGGCCCTGGCCAGCCGCACGGCAGGCAGCGTGTGCCCGTCGAACGACGATTACTTCGACTACATCATCTCGACGATTGCCGGCGCGGGGAGCGAGAACCCCGATCTCAACGTCAACGCGGCCAACGTCGCCCTCGAGGCCCCGGTGGACCTCGCGGTGGACAGCGCCGGGTACGTGTATGTGGCGGACGGCTCCAAGGTCCGCCGCATCGACCCCATAGTCGGCTCGATCTCCACGATCTACCGGGCGCCGAACGCCCTGACTAGCATCTCGATCGACGCGGCGACCAAGGAGCTCTACTTCACGATGCAGAACTCGGTGTCGATCAGGAAGGTGTTCCTGGGTGAGTGAGGCGGCGCCTCGTCACTCTTCCTCTTCTTCGTCGTCGAAGTAGACCTCGGCGAGGGAATCTCCGAACAGGCTTGTCACCCGCCCGCCCGCGAAGGACTCCTCGTGCGCGGCCGGCGGGCGCTCCAGCACGGGCGTGTCGGCGGGGATCAGGCGAATGGTGCGGTTGCGGTTGACCAGGTCGAAGACGGTCTGCCCGCCATCCACGCCGAGGCGCATGTACTCGAAGTTGTTGACATTGAGGTACAGGCGGCGATTGGCGATGATCGTGCTGCTGCTGTAGTTGGCCACGACGCTGGTGACATAGCCGTCTCCCGACGTCCGGACGCGCTCGTCGTACATGTCGACGTACCGCACCAGACCCAGATCCCGCAGCACCCGCACGATGTCGCGCCGGTTGAGCAGGATCCCCTCCTCGACGATGCACTGCAACTGAGATTCGTGATCCCGATCCTGCATTTTCCTCTCCTGTAGGCCAGACGGGGATCATAGCACCCGGCGGAACCCGACTTCCCGCCAAATGGTCAATCCAGCCGCTAAGTTTGGTGAACGTCCCCTTGCAAATAACCCTCTCTTAACTTAGAGTTATCCTGTTGTTTAAGTTTTTACCGGAGGGATGCGAATGAAGAACCGGCTAGGAATCGCCCTCATCGCGGCGTCGCTCGCGGGTTGCGGCGTCATGCCCCGCTCGGGCCCGCAGGCCGCGACCGGCGATACCCTGGGTGCGCAAGGCGCCCGGCCGGATGCCCTGGTGCCCGGCGAGATCATCGTCGGCGCCAGGCCACAGGATGGCCGCCTGGCCCTGGGCGGCATCGCCCTCCTGGGTGGAGAGTTGCAAGCGACTTTCACGCTCACCAATACGCACTACGTCGTGAAGGTGCCGCGTGGCACCACGACCGACCAGGCGCTCGCCAAGGCGCGGAGCCTGCCCGGAGTGGCCTACGCCGTGCCTAACCGCGTATTCAAGGTGAGCCTTCCCGCGCCCGACCAGACCGCCTCCGACGCCCTGGAAGCGCTCGAGGCCCTCAACGACCCGTTCTTCGGGCAACAGTGGGCCTTCAAGCGGACCGGTACGCCCGCCAACTGGGAGCGCATCGACGCGACCCGGACCCTGGTGGCCGTGGCCGACACGGGCGTCGACGACCGGCATCCCGATTTCGGGGGCCGGGTCCGGCGCGGGAAGAACTTCGCCAACGGCACCGACGACACGATGGACCGCTACGGTCACGGCACGCACGTCGCCGGCATCACCGCCGCGACCGGCAACAACGGCATCGGCATGGCCGGCGTGGTCTGGAATGCGCCGATCCTCGCGATCAAGGTCCTGGGCGACAACGGGTCGGGCACGACCCAGGGAGTGGCCGAAGGCATGAAGTACGCCGCCGACCAGGGCGCGAAGGTGCTCAACATGAGCCTCGGCTCGGACACCAGCGAAATCGACCCGGTCATGCACGACGCCCTCCAGTACTGCCTCAACCGTGGAACGATCGTGATCTGCGCCGCCGGCAACAGCAGCGGCGCGATCGGCTCGCCGGCCAACGACCCGCTGGCCGTAGCCGTCACGAGCACGAGCAACTATCCGATCATCGGCGAGAAGATCAGCTACTTCTCGAGCCGCGGTCCCAATTCCTGGGTGGCGGCACCCGGCGACGGCATCATGAGCACCCTCCCGTCCGGCGGCAGCAACATGGGCACCAACTACGGCAAGGCCAGCGGCACGTCGATGGCGTGCCCGTTCGTGGCCGGCACCGCCACCGCGATGCGGGCCCTGCACCCCGACTGGTCGGCGGATCAGGTCCGCGCCAAGCTCAAGGACTCCGTGGACGATCTGGGCGCCAAGGGCCGCGACAACAACTACGGCTGGGGCCGGGTCAACCTCGCCAGAGCCGCCAACTGACGGCTGCCAACAATGGCAAGAGGCCCGGGCGGTGTGGATCGCCCGGGCCTCGAAGCAGGTTGGGGGTTGGGGGGTTTGGGGATGAAAACCTAGTACGGCAGGGAACCGCCGCCGGTGCCGCCGGCGCCGGGGGTCGTCGCCCCGGGCAGCGTGGAGCCCGACGGATAGCCGCCGCCCATCGCGGGCGTCGTGCCGGCCGAAGAATTGCTGGTCGCGTAGACCGTGACGTCATCGGAGGTCTTGGTCGCCTTGACCTCGATGGTCTTGTTCTCGCCGGGGCCCAGGTCGACCGTCTGGGTCTGCGTCTCGACCGAGGAGCCGCCCTTCGAGAAGGTGATGGTGAGGGTCGCCGAAACCTGCTTCGGGTTCGGGTTGGTCACCGCGATGGTCGCCTTGACCTTCTTGAACCAGAACAGGAAGCCGCCCGACTTGCCCTTGTCCTGCACCGTGGCCGTCACCGGCTGCTCGGGCTG
This DNA window, taken from Candidatus Tanganyikabacteria bacterium, encodes the following:
- a CDS encoding S8 family serine peptidase; the encoded protein is MKNRLGIALIAASLAGCGVMPRSGPQAATGDTLGAQGARPDALVPGEIIVGARPQDGRLALGGIALLGGELQATFTLTNTHYVVKVPRGTTTDQALAKARSLPGVAYAVPNRVFKVSLPAPDQTASDALEALEALNDPFFGQQWAFKRTGTPANWERIDATRTLVAVADTGVDDRHPDFGGRVRRGKNFANGTDDTMDRYGHGTHVAGITAATGNNGIGMAGVVWNAPILAIKVLGDNGSGTTQGVAEGMKYAADQGAKVLNMSLGSDTSEIDPVMHDALQYCLNRGTIVICAAGNSSGAIGSPANDPLAVAVTSTSNYPIIGEKISYFSSRGPNSWVAAPGDGIMSTLPSGGSNMGTNYGKASGTSMACPFVAGTATAMRALHPDWSADQVRAKLKDSVDDLGAKGRDNNYGWGRVNLARAAN